In the genome of [Mycoplasma] phocae, one region contains:
- a CDS encoding variable surface lipoprotein yields MKKKNLYGLLGIIPFAAIPVVAISCDNPFNRDRNQRNTNQGDDLKRLLLNGAQLEKIKNEFEFSLTKEGKKVSRSSKLMDVINELNKKYEKFSSDRKGDKIREDAEFKKYFLLDKPDISKISQSHRIDIKFKVNEMTRSVELYYDVICFDYQNYQEAKDEVVKLEGN; encoded by the coding sequence ATGAAAAAGAAAAATTTATACGGGCTTTTAGGAATCATTCCATTTGCGGCAATTCCTGTTGTTGCTATATCATGTGATAATCCATTTAATCGTGATAGAAACCAACGTAATACAAATCAAGGAGATGATCTAAAAAGACTACTTTTAAATGGTGCCCAACTTGAGAAAATTAAAAATGAATTTGAATTTTCATTAACTAAAGAGGGCAAAAAAGTTAGTAGATCATCAAAACTAATGGATGTAATCAATGAACTAAATAAGAAATATGAAAAATTCTCTTCAGATAGAAAGGGTGACAAAATTAGAGAAGATGCTGAATTTAAAAAATATTTCCTTTTGGATAAACCTGATATCTCAAAAATTAGTCAAAGTCATCGAATTGATATTAAATTTAAAGTTAACGAAATGACAAGAAGTGTTGAACTATACTATGATGTAATTTGTTTTGACTATCAAAACTATCAAGAAGCAAAAGATGAAGTAGTTAAACTAGAAGGGAATTAG
- a CDS encoding OppA family ABC transporter substrate-binding lipoprotein, which yields MKNIKKIFLKLVLPLTTLAPLVALSCEKNNFNQNKRVFIDYANYANDYNSLATFQPNSASDNIKKINLMTEAKLLRIKTKEQPQIDFRDSIVIKPTELNYQLEYAKSIQVKIGNENKLFTTDEIDEVSYDLEDKPKPNVFYPKKDKGNGFNLPYLFIPSSKENSINHSNFLASLNKSNGFSITIDSTRGFWVDYKGNYTAKTFISANDFKLNILKVALLDQEFRDKWLDNHKLVLTDEQKLLIKQNQSLFNNNFISYLNSYHIDLNKLLNFQSETLDFYTINDEQRDLSDFFKNIFLYTNYVDAMPYQYIQLKYGSVQNQIDWLFDYASNYQNRLYSSYYFISANESNEINLVRNKDYRPPENDLEKITIKYNSIPISTSTFGTQMYNAFSQNIVSSLNFNTLDVNQKQEILTQYTQYNISYSREIKKYQPHNKIINNLLPIAQEHYFNNTFSELYYGVKLNELNEQLSFDKITNSNALIFRSLINNLINQYGLIEKNDDIWLSQAPEDINILATSSGINYHFLRDALINISKPYVALENNNNQIQIVKNNYQFKNKDYANEINNHNISNKLRAHNYQIIQKHLNRIIEDYYQKNPNAEDIKFDIPIKAFAINANLRNIIEKISSIFSQINPHLKPNIVLIDNFDQYEEYFLKNKSIYKENDFTLLKANTQEFILSEILSENTNILFFISSLDNYQFNDQQIFKEMKKYLAFLKTNNLNFNAKTIKEFSSFFKKNKQQINNLTINYLEKLKLEDNINFINDINNTISYVISFENQIANETFDKIIYQKFIKKPIAFDGLDYFQDILVDPNNEKGI from the coding sequence ATGAAGAATATCAAGAAAATATTTTTAAAGTTAGTGTTGCCACTAACGACATTAGCACCGCTAGTGGCGCTAAGTTGTGAAAAAAATAATTTCAATCAAAATAAACGTGTCTTTATTGACTATGCAAATTATGCCAATGACTACAATTCATTAGCGACATTCCAACCCAATTCAGCTTCGGATAATATCAAAAAAATTAACTTGATGACTGAAGCAAAATTACTACGAATTAAAACCAAAGAACAACCGCAAATTGATTTTAGGGATAGTATTGTCATTAAGCCAACTGAATTAAACTATCAACTTGAATATGCTAAATCAATCCAAGTTAAAATTGGTAATGAAAATAAATTATTTACTACCGATGAAATTGATGAAGTTTCATATGATCTTGAAGATAAACCTAAACCAAATGTTTTTTATCCAAAAAAAGACAAAGGAAATGGTTTTAACTTACCTTATTTATTTATTCCTTCATCAAAGGAAAACTCAATTAACCATTCAAATTTTTTAGCATCATTAAATAAAAGTAATGGTTTCAGTATTACTATCGACAGCACCCGTGGTTTTTGAGTGGATTATAAAGGAAATTACACAGCTAAAACATTTATTAGTGCAAACGACTTTAAACTAAATATTCTAAAAGTCGCTTTGCTAGATCAAGAATTTAGAGATAAATGGTTAGATAACCATAAACTAGTTTTGACCGATGAGCAAAAATTACTAATTAAACAAAACCAATCACTTTTTAACAATAATTTTATTTCTTATCTAAATTCGTATCACATTGACCTAAATAAATTGCTTAATTTTCAGTCAGAAACCCTAGATTTTTATACTATCAATGATGAGCAACGTGACTTAAGTGACTTTTTTAAAAATATTTTTCTATATACGAATTATGTCGATGCGATGCCATATCAATATATTCAACTAAAATACGGTTCTGTTCAAAATCAAATTGATTGACTATTTGACTATGCTTCAAATTATCAAAACCGTTTGTATTCATCTTATTATTTCATATCAGCAAATGAAAGTAATGAGATTAATTTAGTTAGAAATAAAGATTACCGGCCACCTGAAAATGATTTAGAAAAAATCACCATTAAATACAATTCAATTCCCATCTCAACTTCAACTTTTGGAACACAGATGTATAATGCTTTTTCACAAAATATTGTTTCATCACTAAACTTTAATACTCTTGATGTTAACCAAAAACAGGAAATTTTAACTCAGTATACTCAATATAACATTAGCTATAGCCGAGAGATTAAAAAATACCAACCTCACAATAAAATTATTAATAATTTACTTCCAATTGCACAAGAACACTATTTCAACAATACTTTTAGTGAACTTTACTATGGTGTTAAACTAAATGAATTGAATGAGCAACTTAGTTTTGATAAAATTACTAATTCGAATGCCTTAATCTTTAGGTCATTAATTAACAACCTAATTAATCAATATGGTTTAATCGAAAAAAATGATGATATTTGGTTAAGCCAAGCACCGGAGGATATTAATATTTTGGCCACCAGTTCGGGAATAAATTACCATTTTCTACGTGATGCACTAATTAATATTTCAAAACCATATGTCGCATTAGAAAATAACAATAACCAAATCCAAATAGTTAAAAATAACTACCAATTTAAAAATAAAGATTATGCCAATGAAATTAATAATCACAATATTTCAAATAAATTGAGAGCACATAATTATCAAATTATTCAAAAACATTTAAATCGAATAATTGAAGACTACTATCAAAAAAATCCAAATGCTGAAGATATTAAATTTGACATTCCCATCAAAGCTTTTGCCATTAATGCTAATCTGCGAAATATTATTGAAAAAATTAGTTCAATATTTAGTCAAATAAATCCTCATCTTAAACCAAACATTGTGCTAATTGATAATTTTGATCAATACGAAGAATATTTTTTGAAAAATAAATCAATTTACAAAGAGAATGATTTTACCCTACTTAAAGCTAATACCCAAGAATTTATTCTCTCAGAAATATTATCAGAAAACACCAACATTTTATTCTTTATTAGCAGCTTAGATAACTACCAATTTAACGACCAACAAATTTTTAAAGAAATGAAAAAATATTTAGCATTTCTTAAAACAAATAATCTAAATTTTAATGCCAAAACTATTAAAGAATTTAGCAGTTTTTTTAAGAAAAATAAACAACAAATTAACAATCTAACTATTAATTACTTAGAAAAATTAAAACTTGAAGATAACATTAACTTTATTAATGATATTAATAACACAATTTCCTATGTTATATCATTTGAAAATCAAATTGCCAATGAAACCTTCGATAAAATTATTTACCAAAAATTTATCAAAAAGCCAATTGCTTTTGATGGTCTTGACTATTTTCAAGATATATTAGTAGATCCAAACAATGAGAAAGGAATATAA
- a CDS encoding ZIP family metal transporter, producing the protein MFITADLIPGNLYLRIFVNLLIYIAILLIVPTIILGILSAIKVKPSNKGNIYLYAFSAGMFLMIGSVGFLQEAFTRMKNNHNLFNSDLEFNFYTALIIGLSSLIGLSLVILGRFLFVKLVKKSNVNIHKDHEEHSHSDHLISIKDMDNPKAAWLAIIMILSHRIIDGIFIGYSVYSLTLGGIGYRSALPLLISFNIHIIIEVIIVYYRQIQYGEKKGKAILYNFLTFLLIIPFMFMGAFLGEQFDLTKWLTPALFAMGGSIIVFMSVFELIPEFIHARNQSSKILYTTFSLFALAIVLTIIVLSFHGHVV; encoded by the coding sequence ATGTTTATTACTGCAGACCTGATTCCAGGTAATTTATACTTGCGTATATTCGTCAATCTTTTAATATACATTGCTATTCTGCTAATAGTTCCTACAATTATTCTTGGGATACTATCTGCTATTAAAGTGAAACCATCTAATAAAGGTAATATTTATTTATATGCCTTTTCGGCTGGAATGTTTTTAATGATTGGATCCGTCGGATTTTTGCAAGAAGCATTTACTAGAATGAAAAATAACCACAACTTGTTTAATAGTGATCTAGAATTTAACTTTTATACGGCCCTGATTATTGGACTAAGCTCCCTTATCGGACTAAGTTTAGTAATTTTAGGAAGATTTCTATTTGTTAAACTAGTTAAAAAATCAAATGTTAACATCCATAAAGATCATGAAGAACATTCACACTCAGATCACCTTATTTCTATTAAGGATATGGATAATCCCAAAGCTGCTTGACTTGCCATTATTATGATTCTAAGTCACAGAATCATTGACGGGATTTTTATTGGCTATTCTGTTTATTCACTAACTTTAGGCGGCATTGGCTACCGTTCAGCTCTTCCCCTACTAATTTCTTTTAATATTCACATTATTATTGAAGTAATTATTGTTTATTATCGTCAGATTCAGTATGGTGAAAAAAAGGGCAAGGCAATTTTATACAACTTTTTAACTTTCCTATTAATTATTCCATTTATGTTCATGGGAGCATTTTTAGGAGAACAATTTGACCTAACTAAATGACTAACTCCAGCACTATTTGCGATGGGTGGTTCAATTATTGTTTTTATGTCAGTTTTTGAACTTATTCCGGAGTTTATTCATGCCAGAAACCAAAGTTCAAAAATTCTCTATACGACGTTTTCATTATTTGCCTTAGCAATTGTGTTAACGATTATTGTACTAAGTTTTCATGGCCATGTCGTATAA
- a CDS encoding MAG3240 family lipoprotein codes for MKKTRLYPLILMAPITAVLPVAISCSTTQKAETSAYLDIQKISRVYLNRLSIGQIASLHNNEKIFYYYDVNNQKQYFDAALVENNNLMLIKNQNEKMAYKLDFPHRSSWKQELSQFDNFNIIESNEPSNIVDFLNSYTFDQIDTANGFNDEWFSVLAEKNKHDYNQSGEPYFADIQTIIFRFIRDIDINFSIMNRRFIVNSEKKRTIFSSLFQTQYIQAKEWLKQDDQKNLFLELLELYLNKFNVNVKKIIVDWNNAKVRTSYSGATDYVEFEIDDILDWNGNSIMPADKKSIKYYINNFRNYSTAQKFGVGQELKTKYPLFTDYISNPLLYINGGKYLNVVDNINYFIKGATSIDYWNAKGLMYLFSNFKDEFFYIPVPEHKQSEDKEYRIVDFNFTNYFNTNQLIEATVKVTKWDNSVKYFTWISSNFDDHGHRLKGMITKNVKPQDVQVSDIFSFKNKIEEAPEGIKLDDFLNTNNKDSAFQILLEKAGEHLEQLFSYWDNNSRRNYEAAKLTNESFQLKILNAYFNNYLLAYALENQKGKIHSGVKRIDINVIPEQSQFGRAYLRLDFMGFASDDDLAFKSENEKKYQSVYIYWNGFKGYGQEVTKLFDVEKIEKGK; via the coding sequence ATGAAAAAAACAAGATTATACCCTTTAATTTTAATGGCCCCAATTACTGCCGTTTTACCGGTTGCAATTTCATGCTCTACCACCCAAAAAGCTGAAACTTCAGCTTATTTAGATATTCAAAAAATCTCAAGAGTTTACCTAAATCGATTAAGCATTGGACAAATTGCTTCACTTCATAATAACGAAAAAATTTTCTACTACTATGATGTTAATAATCAAAAGCAGTACTTTGATGCAGCATTAGTGGAAAATAATAATTTAATGCTAATCAAAAATCAAAATGAAAAAATGGCATATAAATTAGATTTTCCTCATAGAAGTTCCTGAAAACAAGAGCTTAGTCAATTTGATAATTTTAATATTATTGAAAGTAATGAACCAAGTAATATTGTTGATTTTTTAAATTCATACACTTTTGATCAAATTGATACGGCCAATGGATTTAATGACGAGTGATTTTCAGTTTTAGCTGAAAAAAATAAACATGATTATAATCAATCGGGGGAACCATATTTTGCCGATATTCAAACAATTATTTTCCGTTTTATCCGTGATATTGATATTAACTTTTCAATTATGAACCGGAGATTTATTGTTAATTCTGAAAAGAAGAGAACAATTTTTAGCTCATTATTTCAAACTCAATACATTCAAGCAAAAGAATGACTAAAGCAAGATGATCAAAAAAACTTGTTTTTAGAATTATTAGAACTTTACTTAAATAAATTTAATGTTAATGTCAAAAAAATTATCGTTGATTGGAATAATGCGAAAGTTAGAACATCATATTCAGGAGCAACTGATTATGTTGAATTTGAAATTGATGACATTTTAGACTGAAATGGTAATTCAATTATGCCGGCAGACAAAAAATCAATTAAGTATTATATTAATAATTTTAGAAACTACAGTACTGCTCAAAAATTTGGTGTTGGACAAGAACTAAAAACCAAATATCCTTTATTTACTGACTATATTTCAAACCCGCTTTTATACATTAACGGAGGAAAATATTTAAACGTCGTTGATAATATTAACTATTTTATTAAAGGGGCAACATCAATTGATTATTGAAATGCCAAAGGGTTAATGTACTTATTTTCAAATTTCAAAGATGAGTTTTTCTATATTCCAGTGCCAGAGCACAAACAAAGTGAAGACAAAGAATATCGAATTGTTGATTTTAATTTTACCAACTACTTTAATACTAACCAACTAATTGAAGCAACCGTTAAGGTAACAAAATGAGATAATAGTGTGAAATACTTTACTTGAATTAGTTCTAATTTTGATGATCATGGTCACCGTCTAAAAGGAATGATTACTAAAAATGTTAAGCCACAAGATGTACAAGTTAGTGATATCTTTAGTTTTAAAAATAAAATTGAAGAAGCTCCTGAAGGAATTAAATTAGATGATTTTCTAAACACTAACAATAAAGATTCAGCATTCCAAATCTTACTTGAAAAAGCCGGTGAACATTTAGAACAACTTTTCTCATATTGAGATAATAATAGTCGTCGTAATTACGAAGCTGCTAAATTAACAAATGAGTCGTTTCAACTAAAAATCTTAAATGCTTATTTTAATAACTATTTACTAGCATATGCCTTAGAAAACCAAAAAGGCAAGATTCATAGCGGAGTGAAACGGATTGATATCAATGTCATTCCGGAACAATCGCAATTCGGAAGGGCGTACTTACGATTAGATTTTATGGGCTTTGCATCCGATGATGATTTAGCTTTTAAGTCTGAAAATGAAAAGAAATATCAGTCAGTGTATATATATTGAAATGGGTTTAAAGGTTATGGTCAAGAAGTTACTAAACTTTTTGATGTTGAAAAAATTGAGAAAGGAAAATAA
- a CDS encoding HxHSH motif-containing lipoprotein, protein MKNKRLYLASLPILSALPIVAVSCNNHTNEDKEPNLHFDTDNIDSNQQQDIIIKNPFPQQILKLYNDEITELFNKTKENYRNYRIKYLPLKRNVEILRNKLISLAREQSIKANSEAITKFYEKWLNNDIKTMKNNLFGIYLFKYTLIFQDVDAVLADTNLVFESKEFVKHLEIIDKRKSGFDVNLGEVQRSIDAAWKFLKSHIYDPSRITKAENLANINIESDKNSHNHSHAIVNLTYEMGLWHEEFMKHNAKQLKDFEADFAKIIPNIVDNINHIEYEDNFKKIDEILSGDNSWTNKYNLLKQSLQEDGKSLLLKIKDLLEKIAKEDNLQKDISLNL, encoded by the coding sequence ATGAAAAATAAAAGATTATATTTAGCTTCTCTACCAATTCTCTCAGCCTTGCCAATTGTTGCAGTAAGTTGTAATAATCATACAAATGAAGATAAAGAACCAAATCTACATTTTGATACCGATAATATTGATAGCAATCAACAACAAGACATTATTATTAAAAATCCATTTCCTCAACAAATTCTCAAATTATATAATGACGAAATAACTGAACTATTTAATAAAACTAAAGAAAACTATCGAAATTATCGAATTAAATATTTACCACTAAAAAGAAATGTCGAAATTTTGCGAAATAAATTAATTTCTTTAGCACGAGAACAAAGTATTAAAGCTAATTCTGAAGCAATTACAAAGTTCTATGAAAAATGACTAAATAATGATATTAAAACAATGAAGAATAATTTATTTGGTATTTATCTTTTCAAATACACACTAATTTTTCAAGATGTTGATGCAGTGTTGGCTGACACTAACTTAGTTTTTGAATCAAAAGAATTTGTCAAACATCTTGAAATTATTGATAAAAGAAAATCTGGTTTTGATGTTAATTTAGGGGAAGTACAAAGAAGTATTGACGCAGCCTGAAAATTTCTAAAATCACATATTTATGATCCTTCTAGAATCACAAAAGCTGAAAATTTGGCTAATATTAATATTGAATCGGATAAAAACTCACACAATCACTCTCATGCAATTGTCAATCTAACTTATGAAATGGGACTATGACATGAAGAGTTTATGAAACACAATGCTAAACAGTTAAAAGATTTCGAAGCTGATTTTGCAAAAATAATTCCCAACATTGTTGATAATATTAACCATATTGAATATGAAGATAACTTTAAAAAGATCGATGAAATTCTTTCAGGAGATAATAGTTGAACCAATAAATATAACCTGCTAAAGCAATCGCTTCAAGAAGATGGTAAATCGCTTTTATTAAAAATTAAAGATCTACTAGAAAAAATTGCTAAAGAGGATAATTTGCAAAAAGATATCTCACTAAATTTATAA
- a CDS encoding inorganic diphosphatase, whose product MKNIEVNIEISKNSSIKYEYDRKTQKIKVDRILRGGFTYPANYGYISEALDWDGDELDVLVYSSETFLPGTSLNARVIGAMKMIDSGETDTKLIAVHADDYRLDHIKNLDDIDQMWLVKVRNFFSTYKEFKGKNKTQVTGFEDVKWAEHEYLECCELMKKYGNLDKEEFISKMKKEHPEKYI is encoded by the coding sequence ATGAAAAATATTGAAGTAAATATTGAAATTAGTAAAAATTCAAGCATTAAATATGAATATGATCGAAAGACACAAAAAATTAAAGTTGATAGAATCCTAAGAGGAGGATTTACATATCCAGCTAACTATGGTTACATTTCTGAAGCTCTTGACTGAGACGGTGATGAATTAGATGTTTTAGTTTACTCATCTGAAACATTTTTACCCGGCACATCACTTAACGCAAGAGTAATCGGCGCAATGAAAATGATTGATTCCGGAGAAACTGATACAAAATTGATTGCAGTTCATGCTGATGATTATCGTTTAGATCACATTAAGAATTTAGATGATATTGACCAAATGTGACTTGTTAAAGTAAGAAATTTTTTCTCAACTTACAAAGAATTTAAGGGTAAAAATAAAACTCAAGTAACTGGTTTTGAAGATGTCAAATGAGCAGAACATGAATATTTAGAATGTTGTGAATTAATGAAAAAATATGGGAATTTAGATAAAGAAGAATTCATATCTAAAATGAAAAAAGAACACCCTGAAAAATATATTTAA
- the ruvA gene encoding Holliday junction branch migration protein RuvA — protein sequence MKIYLYGKIVHVSTNYLILDHNGEGELIYVPDIQRFKKEEVKKIFISNVINEYNKITYGFDCFKELVIFEDLIALQGLGPKTAIGILNLGWENVINYIANDDRKALMEVSYVNQRVANNIIFAYREKYQKFLSKLSDEEISKFNGKIMNNTNTREFEDTMKMLGFKSQQIKYALENMSISENIEESVERAIKIIGNKINEARV from the coding sequence ATGAAAATTTATTTATATGGAAAAATTGTGCATGTTAGCACTAACTATTTAATTTTAGATCATAATGGTGAAGGTGAACTTATTTATGTTCCAGATATTCAAAGATTTAAAAAAGAAGAAGTTAAAAAGATATTTATATCAAATGTAATTAATGAATATAACAAAATTACATATGGTTTCGATTGTTTTAAAGAGCTTGTTATCTTTGAAGATCTAATTGCGTTACAAGGATTGGGTCCAAAAACCGCAATCGGTATACTGAATTTAGGATGAGAAAATGTAATAAATTACATTGCTAATGATGATAGAAAGGCACTAATGGAAGTTTCCTATGTTAATCAACGTGTAGCAAATAATATTATTTTTGCTTATCGTGAAAAATATCAAAAATTCTTATCAAAATTAAGTGACGAAGAAATTTCAAAATTTAACGGAAAAATAATGAATAATACTAATACAAGAGAATTTGAAGACACTATGAAAATGCTTGGATTCAAATCACAACAAATAAAATATGCGTTGGAGAATATGAGTATTAGTGAAAATATTGAAGAAAGTGTTGAGAGGGCCATTAAAATTATAGGAAATAAGATTAATGAAGCAAGAGTTTAG
- the ruvB gene encoding Holliday junction branch migration DNA helicase RuvB — MKQEFRVDSFDRFIGQNKITSILKIMISSANEQQSMIDHILFYGPPGLGKTSLAKIIANEFKTNIVYVQGPMIEKKSDVLTIFSSIQENDIIFIDEIHAMNKNVEELFYSAMEDFAIDIALGVDGNKKIMRLKLKKFSLIAATTKFNLLSKPLKDRFGYIGKLQPYSNKEIEKIINQSTAANSIKIDKESIEYIAKHSRQTPRIANNLLKRVNDFCIYEKQKKITIDTVKSAFEYLDIYLYGLYLPQIEYLKALNKTFYNRYASLDSISSIIKDDRSSILNEIEPLLLIYKLIEKSSRGRRITNEGIKYLEEQKLI; from the coding sequence ATGAAGCAAGAGTTTAGGGTTGATTCCTTTGATAGATTCATTGGCCAAAATAAAATAACTAGTATTCTAAAGATAATGATATCATCTGCCAATGAACAACAATCAATGATTGACCATATTTTATTTTATGGACCCCCAGGATTAGGAAAGACAAGCTTAGCAAAAATTATTGCAAATGAGTTTAAAACTAATATCGTTTATGTTCAAGGTCCGATGATTGAAAAGAAAAGCGATGTTTTAACAATTTTTTCGTCCATTCAAGAAAATGACATCATTTTTATTGATGAAATTCACGCAATGAATAAAAATGTTGAAGAGCTATTTTATTCTGCCATGGAAGATTTTGCAATTGATATTGCTTTAGGTGTTGATGGAAACAAAAAAATAATGCGCTTAAAATTAAAAAAATTTTCACTTATTGCCGCAACAACAAAATTTAATTTATTATCAAAACCATTAAAAGATAGATTTGGTTATATTGGTAAATTACAACCCTATTCAAATAAGGAAATTGAAAAAATTATTAATCAGTCAACAGCTGCTAATTCAATAAAAATTGATAAGGAATCAATTGAATATATTGCTAAACATTCAAGACAGACACCGAGAATAGCAAATAATTTGTTAAAAAGAGTCAATGATTTTTGTATTTATGAAAAACAAAAAAAGATTACCATTGACACTGTAAAATCAGCTTTTGAATATTTAGATATTTATTTATATGGTTTGTATTTACCACAAATTGAATATTTAAAAGCACTAAATAAAACGTTTTATAATAGATATGCATCCTTGGATTCAATTTCATCAATTATTAAAGATGATAGGAGTTCTATTTTAAATGAAATTGAACCTCTACTTTTAATTTATAAGTTAATAGAAAAATCGTCAAGAGGAAGGCGGATAACAAATGAGGGAATAAAATATTTAGAAGAGCAAAAACTTATTTAA